Proteins from a genomic interval of Zingiber officinale cultivar Zhangliang chromosome 2A, Zo_v1.1, whole genome shotgun sequence:
- the LOC122041221 gene encoding PH, RCC1 and FYVE domains-containing protein 1-like isoform X1 has translation MEWQISSAPWIVDKAISALKRGTNLLKYGKKGKAKFYPFRLSADKSSLIWLSNGEEKCLKLTSVLEIVRGQRTPVFRRHLCSEKDHLSFSLIYDNGTKSLDLICKDRFETEVWFAGLKALISSHQGGRPKIDGWRDGGLYFEDSRDLNLILNSPSVSSIGSVLDSSSPDIDFSVRTSPVIFSESSVHSERSDVANMLVKGVSSDIIRVSVSSAPSTSSHGSAQDDCDALGDIYVWGDVICEISTRNGTDRGINFSNGRTDLLLPKPLESNLVLDVHRVACGVRHAALVTKHGEVFTWGEESGGRLGHGVGDDVVHPRLIESLALNSADLVACGEFHTCAVTSSGELLTWGNGTHNVGLLGHGNDVSHWIPKRVSGPLEGIQVQYVSCGTWHTALVTSMGKLFTFGDGTFGVLGHGNREIVVQPREVESLRGLKTIAVACSVWHTAAIVEVIVAQHNNSVPSGKLFTWGDGDKYRLGHGDKEPRLEPTCVASLIDHTFYKLACGHSLTIGLTTSGQVFTMGSSVYGQLGNPQSDGKLPCLVEDKLVGECVAEVACGSYHVAVLTSRGEVYTWGKGANGRLGHGDLEDRKVPNLVEALKDRAVKYIACGANFTAAICQHKWVSGAEQSLCSSCRQTFGFTRKRHNCYHCGLVHCHSCSSRKALRAALSPNPAKPYRVCDSCYVKLNNVLEFGAVNNKRNGFPRLSGESKDRFEKIETKSTNFVLPTNLDLIKSLDIKAAKFGKKHDSLSMIGATQISSFMQMKDFALAGGTDLQRVAPRVLSTSMVQSINHSRAVSPFSRKCSPPRSATPVSTTSGVSFSKSSTDNLRKTNELLTQEVQKLRLQVENLSQHCELQELELRKLAKKAQEAMTVAAEESAKSKAAKEVIKSLTAQLKDMAEIFPQGFFKNDAARHLDFPNEVGLYPSPLAIPDGDHQPRSNPNNSPDSIGIIVNGNSNQNHASMDSCESNKLSADLQHIRQVSSNEMEQDFSSGQHDSNAERSSISNSDVDHKESEQPQNVDKDCKSQSPISSGNQIEAEWIEQYEPGVYITLLSLHDGTRDLKRVRFSRRKFGEHQAEAWWSENREKVYERYNVRGSDRASTTVSNHSAHRS, from the exons GACAAGTCATCATTGATTTGGTTATCAAACGGTGAAGAGAAATGTTTGAAGCTAACATCTGTTTTGGAAATTGTCCGTGGTCAAAGAACT CCTGTTTTTAGACGACATCTATGCTCAGAGAAGGACCACCTGTCCTTTTCACTTATATATGATAATGGGACGAAGTCTCTTGATCTG ATATGCAAGGATAGATTTGAGACAGAGGTGTGGTTTGCTGGCCTGAAGGCACTGATTTCTTCTCATCAAGGTGGACGACCAAAAATTGATGGATGGCGTGATGGTGGACTGTATTTTGAA GATTCCAGGGATCTGAATCTTATATTGAATAGCCCCAGTGTAAGTTCAATTGGCTCTGTATTGGATAGTAGTTCTCCGGACATCGATTTTAGTGTTAGAACTTCACCAGTGATCTTTTCTGAAAGTTCTGTACACTCAGAAAGATCAGATGTTGCAAATATGCTTGTGAAAGGTGTCTCTTCTGATATTATCAGAGTTAGCGTTTCTAGTGCACCCAGCACATCAAGTCATGGTTCTGCACAAGATGACTGTGATGCTTTAGGTGATATTTATGTGTGGGGTGATGTCATATGTGAAATTTCAACGAGAAATGGTACTGATAGAGGTATCAATTTTTCCAATGGGAGAACTGATTTACTTTTGCCTAAGCCCTTGGAGTCAAATTTAGTTTTAGATGTTCACCGTGTGGCTTGCGGTGTCCGGCATGCTGCTCTTGTGACAAAACATGGAGAAGTATTCACATGGGGTGAGGAATCTGGAGGGCGACTTGGCCATGGGGTTGGAGATGATGTTGTTCACCCTCGTCTTATTGAATCTTTGGCTCTAAATAGTGCAGATTTGGTTGCCTGTGGGGAGTTCCACACTTGCGCTGTAACTTCTTCAGGCGAACTTCTTACTTGGGGTAATGGCACTCACAATGTTGGTCTTCTGGGACATGGTAATGATGTCAGTCACTGGATACCAAAAAGAGTTTCAGGGCCACTGGAGGGTATTCAAGTTCAATATGTTAGTTGTGGCACCTGGCACACGGCCTTGGTAACTTCGATGGGGAAGTTATTCACTTTTGGCGATGGAACATTCGGTGTTTTGGGTCATGGGAACAGAGAAATTGTTGTACAGCCAAGGGAGGTAGAATCCTTAAGGGGTTTGAAAACCATTGCAGTGGCATGCAGTGTATGGCACACAGCTGCTATAGTAGAGGTTATAGTAGCTCAGCACAACAACAGTGTACCTTCTGGAAAATTGTTTACCTGGGGTGATGGGGACAAATATCGCCTCGGACATGGTGATAAGGAACCACGACTTGAGCCTACTTGTGTTGCTTCACTGATTGACCACACTTTTTACAAGCTAGCCTGTGGTCATAGCCTTACAATTGGCTTGACAACTTCTGGACAAGTTTTTACAATGGGAAGTAGTGTTTATGGCCAGCTTGGAAATCCACAATCTGATGGAAAGCTTCCATGCTTAGTTGAAGATAAACTTGTTGGTGAATGTGTGGCAGAAGTTGCTTGCGGTTCATACCATGTTGCAGTCCTAACAAGTAGAGGTGAAGTCTATACATGGGGAAAAGGTGCTAATGGGAGATTGGGCCATGGAGACCTTGAAGATAGGAAAGTACCTAACCTTGTTGAAGCTTTAAAAGATAGAGCTGTCAAATATATTGCCTGTGGTGCTAACTTTACAGCTGCGATATGCCAGCATAAGTGGGTATCAGGTGCTGAGCAGTCGCTATGCTCATCATGTAGACAAACTTTTGGCTTCACCCGCAAGCGACATAATTGCTACCATTGTGGGCTTGTTCATTGCCACTCATGTAGTTCCCGGAAGGCCTTGAGAGCTGCCTTGTCTCCTAATCCAGCAAAACCTTACCGAGTTTGTGATTCCTGCTATGTGAAATTGAATAATGTATTAGAATTTGGAGCAGTAAACAACAAAAGAAATGGTTTTCCTCGCTTATCAGGTGAAAGCAAGGACAGGTTCGAAAAAATAGAGACAAAATCAACAAATTTTGTGTTACCAACTAACTTGGATCTCATAAAGAGTCTGGATATTAAAGCAGCCAAATTCGGGAAGAAACATGATTCCTTGTCCATGATTGGAGCTACTCAAATCAGCTCATTCATGCAGATGAAAGATTTTGCTTTAGCTGGTGGGACTGATCTGCAGCGAGTAGCTCCTAGAGTGCTTAGCACATCCATGGTTCAATCTATCAATCATTCAAGAGCGGTTTCACCTTTTTCTAGAAAATGTAGTCCTCCACGTTCTGCAACACCAGTATCCACAACTTCTGGAGTTTCTTTCTCGAAAAGTTCTACTGACAATCTGAGGAAGACAAATGAGCTATTGACTCAAGAAGTCCAGAAATTACGTCTCCAG GTCGAAAACCTTAGTCAGCATTGTGAACTTCAAGAACTTGAATTGCGAAAATTGGCTAAGAAAGCTCAAGAGGCTATGACAGTGGCTGCTGAGGAATCAGCAAAATCAAAAGCTGCCAAAGAAGTTATCAAATCCCTAACAGCACAG CTTAAAGACATGGCTGAGATCTTTCCCCAAGGCTTCTTCAAAAATGATGCAGCAAGACACTTAGATTTTCCGAATGAGGTGGGCTTATATCCAAGTCCTCTTGCCATTCCAGATGGAGATCATCAACCAAGAAGCAATCCAAACAATTCTCCTGATTCTATTGGAATTATTGTCAATGGAAACTCAAATCAGAATCATGCATCAATGGATAGCTGTGAATCTAACAAACTGAGTGCAGATCTACAACACATTAGGCAGGTGAGTTCCAACGAAATGGAACAAGACTTCAGTAGTGGACAACATGACAGCAATGCAGAGAGATCATCCATCAGTAATTCTGATGTGGATCACAAAGAAAGTGAACAACCTCAAAATGTTGACAAGGATTGTAAGTCCCAAAGTCCCATTTCATCAGGTAATCAAATTGAGGCTGAATGGATCGAGCAGTATGAACCTGGTGTATATATAACTCTCTTATCCCTCCATGATGGAACTCGAGATTTGAAGAGAGTCCGGTTCAG TCGAAGAAAATTCGGGGAGCATCAGGCAGAAGCATGGTGGTCAGAAAACCGTGAAAAGGTCTACGAGAGATACAATGTTCGCGGATCAGATAGGGCATCAACAACAGTATCTAACCATTCTGCACATAGATCATAA
- the LOC122041221 gene encoding PH, RCC1 and FYVE domains-containing protein 1-like isoform X2, which produces MQDSRDLNLILNSPSVSSIGSVLDSSSPDIDFSVRTSPVIFSESSVHSERSDVANMLVKGVSSDIIRVSVSSAPSTSSHGSAQDDCDALGDIYVWGDVICEISTRNGTDRGINFSNGRTDLLLPKPLESNLVLDVHRVACGVRHAALVTKHGEVFTWGEESGGRLGHGVGDDVVHPRLIESLALNSADLVACGEFHTCAVTSSGELLTWGNGTHNVGLLGHGNDVSHWIPKRVSGPLEGIQVQYVSCGTWHTALVTSMGKLFTFGDGTFGVLGHGNREIVVQPREVESLRGLKTIAVACSVWHTAAIVEVIVAQHNNSVPSGKLFTWGDGDKYRLGHGDKEPRLEPTCVASLIDHTFYKLACGHSLTIGLTTSGQVFTMGSSVYGQLGNPQSDGKLPCLVEDKLVGECVAEVACGSYHVAVLTSRGEVYTWGKGANGRLGHGDLEDRKVPNLVEALKDRAVKYIACGANFTAAICQHKWVSGAEQSLCSSCRQTFGFTRKRHNCYHCGLVHCHSCSSRKALRAALSPNPAKPYRVCDSCYVKLNNVLEFGAVNNKRNGFPRLSGESKDRFEKIETKSTNFVLPTNLDLIKSLDIKAAKFGKKHDSLSMIGATQISSFMQMKDFALAGGTDLQRVAPRVLSTSMVQSINHSRAVSPFSRKCSPPRSATPVSTTSGVSFSKSSTDNLRKTNELLTQEVQKLRLQVENLSQHCELQELELRKLAKKAQEAMTVAAEESAKSKAAKEVIKSLTAQLKDMAEIFPQGFFKNDAARHLDFPNEVGLYPSPLAIPDGDHQPRSNPNNSPDSIGIIVNGNSNQNHASMDSCESNKLSADLQHIRQVSSNEMEQDFSSGQHDSNAERSSISNSDVDHKESEQPQNVDKDCKSQSPISSGNQIEAEWIEQYEPGVYITLLSLHDGTRDLKRVRFSRRKFGEHQAEAWWSENREKVYERYNVRGSDRASTTVSNHSAHRS; this is translated from the exons ATGCAG GATTCCAGGGATCTGAATCTTATATTGAATAGCCCCAGTGTAAGTTCAATTGGCTCTGTATTGGATAGTAGTTCTCCGGACATCGATTTTAGTGTTAGAACTTCACCAGTGATCTTTTCTGAAAGTTCTGTACACTCAGAAAGATCAGATGTTGCAAATATGCTTGTGAAAGGTGTCTCTTCTGATATTATCAGAGTTAGCGTTTCTAGTGCACCCAGCACATCAAGTCATGGTTCTGCACAAGATGACTGTGATGCTTTAGGTGATATTTATGTGTGGGGTGATGTCATATGTGAAATTTCAACGAGAAATGGTACTGATAGAGGTATCAATTTTTCCAATGGGAGAACTGATTTACTTTTGCCTAAGCCCTTGGAGTCAAATTTAGTTTTAGATGTTCACCGTGTGGCTTGCGGTGTCCGGCATGCTGCTCTTGTGACAAAACATGGAGAAGTATTCACATGGGGTGAGGAATCTGGAGGGCGACTTGGCCATGGGGTTGGAGATGATGTTGTTCACCCTCGTCTTATTGAATCTTTGGCTCTAAATAGTGCAGATTTGGTTGCCTGTGGGGAGTTCCACACTTGCGCTGTAACTTCTTCAGGCGAACTTCTTACTTGGGGTAATGGCACTCACAATGTTGGTCTTCTGGGACATGGTAATGATGTCAGTCACTGGATACCAAAAAGAGTTTCAGGGCCACTGGAGGGTATTCAAGTTCAATATGTTAGTTGTGGCACCTGGCACACGGCCTTGGTAACTTCGATGGGGAAGTTATTCACTTTTGGCGATGGAACATTCGGTGTTTTGGGTCATGGGAACAGAGAAATTGTTGTACAGCCAAGGGAGGTAGAATCCTTAAGGGGTTTGAAAACCATTGCAGTGGCATGCAGTGTATGGCACACAGCTGCTATAGTAGAGGTTATAGTAGCTCAGCACAACAACAGTGTACCTTCTGGAAAATTGTTTACCTGGGGTGATGGGGACAAATATCGCCTCGGACATGGTGATAAGGAACCACGACTTGAGCCTACTTGTGTTGCTTCACTGATTGACCACACTTTTTACAAGCTAGCCTGTGGTCATAGCCTTACAATTGGCTTGACAACTTCTGGACAAGTTTTTACAATGGGAAGTAGTGTTTATGGCCAGCTTGGAAATCCACAATCTGATGGAAAGCTTCCATGCTTAGTTGAAGATAAACTTGTTGGTGAATGTGTGGCAGAAGTTGCTTGCGGTTCATACCATGTTGCAGTCCTAACAAGTAGAGGTGAAGTCTATACATGGGGAAAAGGTGCTAATGGGAGATTGGGCCATGGAGACCTTGAAGATAGGAAAGTACCTAACCTTGTTGAAGCTTTAAAAGATAGAGCTGTCAAATATATTGCCTGTGGTGCTAACTTTACAGCTGCGATATGCCAGCATAAGTGGGTATCAGGTGCTGAGCAGTCGCTATGCTCATCATGTAGACAAACTTTTGGCTTCACCCGCAAGCGACATAATTGCTACCATTGTGGGCTTGTTCATTGCCACTCATGTAGTTCCCGGAAGGCCTTGAGAGCTGCCTTGTCTCCTAATCCAGCAAAACCTTACCGAGTTTGTGATTCCTGCTATGTGAAATTGAATAATGTATTAGAATTTGGAGCAGTAAACAACAAAAGAAATGGTTTTCCTCGCTTATCAGGTGAAAGCAAGGACAGGTTCGAAAAAATAGAGACAAAATCAACAAATTTTGTGTTACCAACTAACTTGGATCTCATAAAGAGTCTGGATATTAAAGCAGCCAAATTCGGGAAGAAACATGATTCCTTGTCCATGATTGGAGCTACTCAAATCAGCTCATTCATGCAGATGAAAGATTTTGCTTTAGCTGGTGGGACTGATCTGCAGCGAGTAGCTCCTAGAGTGCTTAGCACATCCATGGTTCAATCTATCAATCATTCAAGAGCGGTTTCACCTTTTTCTAGAAAATGTAGTCCTCCACGTTCTGCAACACCAGTATCCACAACTTCTGGAGTTTCTTTCTCGAAAAGTTCTACTGACAATCTGAGGAAGACAAATGAGCTATTGACTCAAGAAGTCCAGAAATTACGTCTCCAG GTCGAAAACCTTAGTCAGCATTGTGAACTTCAAGAACTTGAATTGCGAAAATTGGCTAAGAAAGCTCAAGAGGCTATGACAGTGGCTGCTGAGGAATCAGCAAAATCAAAAGCTGCCAAAGAAGTTATCAAATCCCTAACAGCACAG CTTAAAGACATGGCTGAGATCTTTCCCCAAGGCTTCTTCAAAAATGATGCAGCAAGACACTTAGATTTTCCGAATGAGGTGGGCTTATATCCAAGTCCTCTTGCCATTCCAGATGGAGATCATCAACCAAGAAGCAATCCAAACAATTCTCCTGATTCTATTGGAATTATTGTCAATGGAAACTCAAATCAGAATCATGCATCAATGGATAGCTGTGAATCTAACAAACTGAGTGCAGATCTACAACACATTAGGCAGGTGAGTTCCAACGAAATGGAACAAGACTTCAGTAGTGGACAACATGACAGCAATGCAGAGAGATCATCCATCAGTAATTCTGATGTGGATCACAAAGAAAGTGAACAACCTCAAAATGTTGACAAGGATTGTAAGTCCCAAAGTCCCATTTCATCAGGTAATCAAATTGAGGCTGAATGGATCGAGCAGTATGAACCTGGTGTATATATAACTCTCTTATCCCTCCATGATGGAACTCGAGATTTGAAGAGAGTCCGGTTCAG TCGAAGAAAATTCGGGGAGCATCAGGCAGAAGCATGGTGGTCAGAAAACCGTGAAAAGGTCTACGAGAGATACAATGTTCGCGGATCAGATAGGGCATCAACAACAGTATCTAACCATTCTGCACATAGATCATAA
- the LOC122041221 gene encoding PH, RCC1 and FYVE domains-containing protein 1-like isoform X3, with translation MEWQISSAPWIVDKAISALKRGTNLLKYGKKGKAKFYPFRLSADKSSLIWLSNGEEKCLKLTSVLEIVRGQRTPVFRRHLCSEKDHLSFSLIYDNGTKSLDLICKDRFETEVWFAGLKALISSHQGGRPKIDGWRDGGLYFEDSRDLNLILNSPSVSSIGSVLDSSSPDIDFSVRTSPVIFSESSVHSERSDVANMLVKGVSSDIIRVSVSSAPSTSSHGSAQDDCDALGDIYVWGDVICEISTRNGTDRGINFSNGRTDLLLPKPLESNLVLDVHRVACGVRHAALVTKHGEVFTWGEESGGRLGHGVGDDVVHPRLIESLALNSADLVACGEFHTCAVTSSGELLTWGNGTHNVGLLGHGNDVSHWIPKRVSGPLEGIQVQYVSCGTWHTALVTSMGKLFTFGDGTFGVLGHGNREIVVQPREVESLRGLKTIAVACSVWHTAAIVEVIVAQHNNSVPSGKLFTWGDGDKYRLGHGDKEPRLEPTCVASLIDHTFYKLACGHSLTIGLTTSGQVFTMGSSVYGQLGNPQSDGKLPCLVEDKLVGECVAEVACGSYHVAVLTSRGEVYTWGKGANGRLGHGDLEDRKVPNLVEALKDRAVKYIACGANFTAAICQHKWVSGAEQSLCSSCRQTFGFTRKRHNCYHCGLVHCHSCSSRKALRAALSPNPAKPYRVCDSCYVKLNNVLEFGAVNNKRNGFPRLSGESKDRFEKIETKSTNFVLPTNLDLIKSLDIKAAKFGKKHDSLSMIGATQISSFMQMKDFALAGGTDLQRVAPRVLSTSMVQSINHSRAVSPFSRKCSPPRSATPVSTTSGVSFSKSSTDNLRKTNELLTQEVQKLRLQVENLSQHCELQELELRKLAKKAQEAMTVAAEESAKSKAAKEVIKSLTAQIMDLSFCSVLVGMDNILFRHAKQPGTLGKKEEKE, from the exons GACAAGTCATCATTGATTTGGTTATCAAACGGTGAAGAGAAATGTTTGAAGCTAACATCTGTTTTGGAAATTGTCCGTGGTCAAAGAACT CCTGTTTTTAGACGACATCTATGCTCAGAGAAGGACCACCTGTCCTTTTCACTTATATATGATAATGGGACGAAGTCTCTTGATCTG ATATGCAAGGATAGATTTGAGACAGAGGTGTGGTTTGCTGGCCTGAAGGCACTGATTTCTTCTCATCAAGGTGGACGACCAAAAATTGATGGATGGCGTGATGGTGGACTGTATTTTGAA GATTCCAGGGATCTGAATCTTATATTGAATAGCCCCAGTGTAAGTTCAATTGGCTCTGTATTGGATAGTAGTTCTCCGGACATCGATTTTAGTGTTAGAACTTCACCAGTGATCTTTTCTGAAAGTTCTGTACACTCAGAAAGATCAGATGTTGCAAATATGCTTGTGAAAGGTGTCTCTTCTGATATTATCAGAGTTAGCGTTTCTAGTGCACCCAGCACATCAAGTCATGGTTCTGCACAAGATGACTGTGATGCTTTAGGTGATATTTATGTGTGGGGTGATGTCATATGTGAAATTTCAACGAGAAATGGTACTGATAGAGGTATCAATTTTTCCAATGGGAGAACTGATTTACTTTTGCCTAAGCCCTTGGAGTCAAATTTAGTTTTAGATGTTCACCGTGTGGCTTGCGGTGTCCGGCATGCTGCTCTTGTGACAAAACATGGAGAAGTATTCACATGGGGTGAGGAATCTGGAGGGCGACTTGGCCATGGGGTTGGAGATGATGTTGTTCACCCTCGTCTTATTGAATCTTTGGCTCTAAATAGTGCAGATTTGGTTGCCTGTGGGGAGTTCCACACTTGCGCTGTAACTTCTTCAGGCGAACTTCTTACTTGGGGTAATGGCACTCACAATGTTGGTCTTCTGGGACATGGTAATGATGTCAGTCACTGGATACCAAAAAGAGTTTCAGGGCCACTGGAGGGTATTCAAGTTCAATATGTTAGTTGTGGCACCTGGCACACGGCCTTGGTAACTTCGATGGGGAAGTTATTCACTTTTGGCGATGGAACATTCGGTGTTTTGGGTCATGGGAACAGAGAAATTGTTGTACAGCCAAGGGAGGTAGAATCCTTAAGGGGTTTGAAAACCATTGCAGTGGCATGCAGTGTATGGCACACAGCTGCTATAGTAGAGGTTATAGTAGCTCAGCACAACAACAGTGTACCTTCTGGAAAATTGTTTACCTGGGGTGATGGGGACAAATATCGCCTCGGACATGGTGATAAGGAACCACGACTTGAGCCTACTTGTGTTGCTTCACTGATTGACCACACTTTTTACAAGCTAGCCTGTGGTCATAGCCTTACAATTGGCTTGACAACTTCTGGACAAGTTTTTACAATGGGAAGTAGTGTTTATGGCCAGCTTGGAAATCCACAATCTGATGGAAAGCTTCCATGCTTAGTTGAAGATAAACTTGTTGGTGAATGTGTGGCAGAAGTTGCTTGCGGTTCATACCATGTTGCAGTCCTAACAAGTAGAGGTGAAGTCTATACATGGGGAAAAGGTGCTAATGGGAGATTGGGCCATGGAGACCTTGAAGATAGGAAAGTACCTAACCTTGTTGAAGCTTTAAAAGATAGAGCTGTCAAATATATTGCCTGTGGTGCTAACTTTACAGCTGCGATATGCCAGCATAAGTGGGTATCAGGTGCTGAGCAGTCGCTATGCTCATCATGTAGACAAACTTTTGGCTTCACCCGCAAGCGACATAATTGCTACCATTGTGGGCTTGTTCATTGCCACTCATGTAGTTCCCGGAAGGCCTTGAGAGCTGCCTTGTCTCCTAATCCAGCAAAACCTTACCGAGTTTGTGATTCCTGCTATGTGAAATTGAATAATGTATTAGAATTTGGAGCAGTAAACAACAAAAGAAATGGTTTTCCTCGCTTATCAGGTGAAAGCAAGGACAGGTTCGAAAAAATAGAGACAAAATCAACAAATTTTGTGTTACCAACTAACTTGGATCTCATAAAGAGTCTGGATATTAAAGCAGCCAAATTCGGGAAGAAACATGATTCCTTGTCCATGATTGGAGCTACTCAAATCAGCTCATTCATGCAGATGAAAGATTTTGCTTTAGCTGGTGGGACTGATCTGCAGCGAGTAGCTCCTAGAGTGCTTAGCACATCCATGGTTCAATCTATCAATCATTCAAGAGCGGTTTCACCTTTTTCTAGAAAATGTAGTCCTCCACGTTCTGCAACACCAGTATCCACAACTTCTGGAGTTTCTTTCTCGAAAAGTTCTACTGACAATCTGAGGAAGACAAATGAGCTATTGACTCAAGAAGTCCAGAAATTACGTCTCCAG GTCGAAAACCTTAGTCAGCATTGTGAACTTCAAGAACTTGAATTGCGAAAATTGGCTAAGAAAGCTCAAGAGGCTATGACAGTGGCTGCTGAGGAATCAGCAAAATCAAAAGCTGCCAAAGAAGTTATCAAATCCCTAACAGCACAG ATCATGGATTTAAGTTTTTGTTCCGTACTGGTTGGCATGGACAACATTTTGTTTCGGCATGCAAAACAGCCTGGAACGCTTggtaaaaaagaagaaaaagagtag